Part of the Oncorhynchus mykiss isolate Arlee chromosome 12, USDA_OmykA_1.1, whole genome shotgun sequence genome, AGTATCGTGAGTGTCACAGCTACCATCCCCTTTGCATGATCTGCATATGAACACAAAAGCATTataatttaaaatacatttaaataatttagcagacgctcttgtccaaagtgacttacaatcagtgcattcatcttaagatatctaggtgagacaaccacatatcacagtcatagtaaacacatttttcctcaataaagaagTTATAAGAAAAGTCAGTGCTATTAGGAAAAGACAAGTGCATTTGTTTTTGCATTTAAGTTGTTCAGATTTCTGATTGTTGGAATTGTTACTCTTTGTAACCCGTTGTGGTTACAACATGTTATTGTACTTACCTTTGACTTTCAGTGATAGAATAGTGGAATTCTGTCTTCCATGCTTATTGATGACGACACAGAAGTATTTCCCACTATTACCAGTGAGAGTAACATTAAACTGTAGCTCAGCCTGATATACCATTTCCAGACAACTGTCTCCATCTATTTTAAACCAAGTGTAGTTCAATGTTGGGTTAGCATTGCTGCTGCAGGTCAAAATAACATCACTACCCTCCAAAACTTCAGACGACGGCCAGACTGAGACTGAGGTATTCCTAGGGCCATCTGAAAGAGATCAGACAGGTATTCCTCCCATCAGTGACTTTTTAGAAAACAGTGTTACTTGTTGATAAAACCTTCCTTTACTCACATTCAACATTGACCCTGATAACCCCAGAAAGTGGTCTGTTGTAATGCTTTGGCGAACACGAGTAGTTTCCAGAGTCTTGAAAGGATATGTCACGGAGGTAAAGAGTTGAGGACTCCTCTTGCAGGGGTTTTCTGTTCTTGAACCACATAACTGCAGATGAACAGTTGTACATACAGGTCAGATTCACACAATCCCCTTCTTTTATTGGTTTGCCTACTTTGGGTGTTGTCATCGAAATGAACAACTCTAAAAGTGGAGAAAAAACAACTGTAAATGTCCTAATCTATTGACAATGCAATGGTGACCTAAGAACATTTCACTTTTGAAGCAAAGGATGGAAAACAGACTTACCAGAAACATTCACGTTTGTAGCGTTCTTTCCCGTCCAATTGCCGTTGTTAGTTTCAAATCTGAATGCATATTCTCCACTGTCTCTCTGCTCTACTTGGTGGATTTGCAAAGAACAATTATGAACTTTGTTACCAACGTACTCAAATTTGGTGCTGTTATGAGTTCTATTATTACTCTCAGTGATGAAAGGGCCATCAAAAAACTGTTTCCTCCCTTGACTCCACATGACTTTTTCCACTGTTAGGTTCTTGTTATCAAGCTTCTCAGGATAGTGAAATGTGCATGAAATGACAACAGAAGAGCCTCTTACTGCACAGATCTCTTTCGGTTGATATGCCACAAGCCAGTCGGTGCACAAAACCCCTGAAACAAAGATCTATGTTTTATTGATTTACACTCCCCTATGTATTTATGGCATCTTGCCAAATTATTCATACTCCTTGAATTGcttcacatttttttttgtgcTACAAAGTGGGAtgaaaattgatttaattgtcacTTTTTGGTCAACAATATACTCAAAGAAATGGAAGAAAAATTCAATCATTTTTTAAAGATGAATAAAAATGTCATAACTAAAATATAATTGTTGCATTAGTATTCCGCCCCTTTGTTCAAGTTCAGATTGAGTAAAATTTGGCTAAACAAATCAcgtaataagttacatggactcactctgagtGAAAAAATAGGGGTTGACATGGtttttgaatgactaacccttcctctgtcccaatgcatacaacatctgtaaggtccctcaggcaagtattgaatttcaagcacagattcagctacaaagaccagggagcctTTGGAAAGCCTCATACAGAATGGCAGTGATTGGTAACaataaatcagacattgaatatatctttaagcatggtcaagttaatcattatgctgtggatgatgttataaaccacccagacacaacaAAGATagagtcgtccttctgaactgagctgcaggacaggaaggaaacttttcagggatgttaccatgaggccattttgtatttatttattattttacctttatttaactaggcaagtcagttaagaacaagttcttattttcaatgatggcctaggaacagtgggttaactgcctgttcagggcagaacgacagaacaacagctcggggatttgaacttctggttactagtccaacgctctaaccaataggctaccctgccgccccattggtGACAGTTACAGAACTTGCAGAATTAGGAAAATAATAATTGGCTAATATTTCACAATCCAGGTGGCTAAAGCTCTGAGAGACTGACCCAAGAAGACACATAGTTGTAATTGCTGTCAAACGTGtttataacatgtattgactcaaggaGATTAACACTTATGCAACAGCTATATTTGTTATTTAATTTATATGAATAAaataaattccactttgacattacatgttattttgtttagattgttgacaaaaaaaaggttcaataaaataaatgtaaatccCGCTTTGTAATACCAATCCAAGGagtacaaatacagtgccttgcgaaagtattcggcccccttgaactttgcgaccttttgccacatttcaggcttcaaacataaagatataaaactgtattttttttgtgaagaatcaacaacaagtgggacacaatcatgaagtggaacgacatttattggatatgtcaatcttttttaacaaatcaaaaactgaaaaattgggcgtgcaaaattattcagcccccttaagttaatactttgtaacgccaccttttgctgcgattacagctgtaagtcgcttggggtatttctctatcagttttgcacattgagagactgaatttttttcccattcctccttgcaaaacagctcgagctcagtgaggttggatggagagcatttgtgaacagcagttttcagttctttccacagattctcgattggattcaggtctggactttgacttggcatttctaacacctggatatgtttatttttgaaccattccattgtagattttgctttatgttttggatcattgtcttgttggaagacaaatctccgtcccagtctcaggtcttttgcagactccatcaggttttcttccagaatggtcctatatttggctccatccatcttcccatcaattttaaccatcttccctgtccctgctgaagaaaagcaggcccaaattattatgctgccaccaccatgtttgacagtggggatggtgtgttcagggtgatgagctgtgttgcttttacgccaaacataacgttttgcattgttgccaaaaagttcaattttggtttcatctgaccagagcaccttcttccacatgtttggtgtgtctcccaggtgggttgtggcaaactttaaacaacactttttatggatatctttaagaaatggttttcttcttgccactcttccataaaggccagatttgtgcaatatacgactgattgttgtcctatggacagagtctcccacctcagctgtagatctctgcagttcatccagagtgatcatgggcctcttggctgcatctctgatcagtcttctccttgtatgagctgaaagtttagagggacggccaggttttggtagatttgcagtggtctgatactccttccatttcaatattatcgcttgcacagtgctccttgggatgtttaaagcttgggaaatctttttgtatccaaatccggctttaaacttcttcacaacagtatctcggacctgcctggtgtgttccttgttcttcatgatgctctctgcgcttttagcggacctctgagactatcacagtgcaggtgcattaatacggagacttgattacacacaggtggattgtatttatcatcattagtcatttaggtcaacattggatcattcagagatcctcactgaacttctggagagagtttgctgcactgaaagtaaaggggctgaataattttgcacgcccaattttgcagtttttgatttgttaaaaaagtttgaaatatccaataaatgtcgttccacttcatgattgtgtcccacttgttgttgattcttcacaaaaaaatacagttttatatctttatgtttgaagcctgaaatgtggcaaaaggtcgcaaagttcaagggggccgaatactttcgcaatgcactgtatcatacccccaagacatgctaaccctTACAATAACCGGGAAGGTTAAGCATTTTTGGAGTGGTATGACATTTATGTGTCTGTAActgtctcactcatcattattcacgattcttTCAAGACTATCCGTAAtcctggtagcatccacattaatgtagacgtgtttagaaacatattctattcttattttacaataaaagtgactccaacatgacacaatacattgtATACCACTAATTATACATGATACATATAATACATTACTTCctagtgtttatttttttatttccttTGTCGTTCTTACCTGGCAAAATGAGTAGAGCCAGAGCTATTTCCATACAGATGGGTTGTGTCAGCCCAACACTCATCTCTGTAGCCAAACAGCAATCTCTCTAAGGTCCTTCACTTGAGTCGGAGTTCTTAATATAGCAGTCAGAAATGCAGAGTGAACCTCAGTCATCTAGTTTAAAACACAGACGTTTTGTGTCAATTTATTTTGGGGCTTGGAGTTACTCATCAGAAGCTGCCCTGCAAAAAGGCAAACTGTCTTTGCAAGTGTCATCAAAATGTCTGTGTGTATCAGCAAGCTAATGAGCTGAGTGAGAGTCCTGTTGACATCAGAGACACTCTCTGCAACCAAATCAGGTCATTTTACCACAGGCACaacggaaagtattcataccccttgacttcttacacattttgttttgttacagcttgaattcaaaatggattcaattagaTTGTTTagtcacccatctacacacaataacctataatgacaaagtgaaaacattttatttagaaattgttgctaatttattgtaaattaaatacagaaatgtctaattaacataagtattcacaccccatagtcaatacatgttataatcacctacagctgtgagtctttctggtaagtctctaagagtttgcacacctgaattgcacaacatttgcacattattctttaaaaaattattcaagctctgtcaaattggttgttgatcattgctagacagcagTTTTCAAGTCTTGTCACAGATTTTCAAGCCGAGTTaagtcaggaacattcaatgttgtcttggtaagcaataATGGTGTAtctttggccttgtgtttaggttgttgtcctgctgaaaggtgaatttgtctcccagtgtctgttggaaagcagactcaaccaggttttcctctaggattttgcctattCTGGTTCTTTTTATCCTATCaaaatccctagtccttgccgatgacaaacatatccataacatgatgcagctaccaccaTGCTCGAATATGAAGcgtgttactcagtgatgtgttgtattggatttgtcccaaacataacattttgtatgCAGGACATAACGTTAATTTCTTCGGCACATTTGTTGCAGttgtactttagtgccttattgcaaacgggatgcatgttttggaatatttgtattatgtacagacttccttcttttcactctgtcatttatgtgAGTATTGTGGAGGaagtacaatgttgttgatccatcctcagttttctcctatcgcaGTCATTGAACTGTAACTTTTatttaggaaggatgcctgtatctttgtagtgactgggtgtattgatacaccatccaaagtgtaattaataacttcaccatactcaaagggatattcaatgtctacttaTTTTTTGTGCCCTTGTGTGCCTTTCTCtgggaggcattggaaaaccttgctttgtggttgaatctgtttgaaattcactgctcaactaagggaccttacagataattgtatgtgtggggtacagtcATAAAATAAATAAcgttaaacattattattgcaaagtgagtccatgcaacagaAGGCTTGCCATACAAAAGGAGTTGAATACATATTGAAACAAGACATTTGAGCTTTTAatttgtaattcatttgtaattaactttgacatgatggggtattgtgtgtaggctagtgacaCAAAACCTCAGTCAATTTAAcacaacaagatgtggaaaaagtcaagcggtgtgaatactttctgaaggcactgtaagtcattTCCACTTACTATACTATATGTTAGCCATGAACAGAGAGACCTGTGGAGGTTGAGGGCGTTGACCCAGATTGTACCATCAGCTCAGTGCAAAAAAGTAGGCCTGCCAATCACAACTTCTGCTGCGGTCCAGACCAAATAAGGAGAATATTGTTACACTGAAGTGATTGTGTGTGGTGTTGTACATTGTCCACATGGTGGCAGACTACTGTGTTTGACTCACATTTCCAGAAGTAAATTATTCCCAAATATATGCGTTATTCCACACAGAAGATGTATAGAATAAACCAACTATATGAACATGCACCATACATTTGTGAAACCTAAAATTAATATTAGTCAAAACAGAGAATAGTTTATACTACAATTGAAAAAACTCAAACTGagaaatctattttttttttaaggtttACTGTAGGCTAGGTAGGCTGTATGCTAAACTTCACAGTGGGTTtccaataaaataaaaacataacattaataaaaacactgctcaaaaaaataaagggaacacttaaacaacacaatgtaactctaaGTCAATCAcccttctgtgaaatcaaacactgattgacaatacatttcacatgctgttgtgcaaatggaatagacaacaggtggaaattataggcatttagcaagacacccccaataaaggagtggttctgcaggtggggaccacagaccacttctcagttcctatgcttcctggctgatgttttggtcacttttgaatgctggcggtgctttcactctagtggtagcatgagacatagtctacaacccacacaagtggctcaggtagtgcagctcatccaggatggcacatcaatgtgagatgtggcaagaaggtttcctgtgtctgtcagcgtagtgtccagagcaggccagtacatcaggagacgtggaggcgGCCGTAGGAGggtaacaacccagcagcaggaccgctacctccgcctttgtgcgaggaggagcactgccagagccctgcaaaatgaactccagcaggccacaaatgtgcatgtgtctgctcaaacggtcagaaacagactccatgggggtggtatgagggcccgacgtccacaggtggggattgtgcttacagcccaacaccatgcaggacatttggcatttgccagagaacaccaagattggctaattcgccactggcgccctgtgctcttcacagatgaaagcaagttcacactgagcacatgtgacagtctggagacgctgtggagaacgttctgctgcctgcaacatcctccagcatgaccggtttggcggtgggtcagtcatggtgtggggtggcatttctttggggggccgcacagccttccatgtgctcgccagaggtagcctgactgcattaggtaccgagatgagatcctcagaccccttgtgagaccatatgctggtgcggttggccctgggttcctcctaatgcgagacaatgctagacctcatgtggctggagtgtgtcagcagttcctgcaagaggaaggcattgatgaaATGGACttgcccgcccgttccccagacctgaatccaattgagcacatctgggacatcatgtctcgctccatccaccaatgccacgttgcaccacagacggTCCacgagttggcggatgctttagtccaggtctgggaggagatccctcaggagactatacgccacctcatcaggagcatgcccaggcgttgtatcgaggtcatacaggcacgtggaggccacacacactactgagcctcattttgacttgttttaaggacattacatcaaagttggatcagcctgtagtgtggttttccactttaattttgagtgactccaaatccagacctccatgggttgatacatttgatttccattgataatttttgtgtgattttgttgtcagcacattcaactatgtaaagaaaaacgtatttaataagaatatttcattcattcatatctaggatgtgttattttagtgttccctttattttttgagcagtgtatataggaAACTTGAGCAGCATTGTGAATTGTAAACCTTGTAAATCGTCAGAAAATTAAAGTGGTTAAAGTGTTTTGATGTGTGCAGAACCTGACGTTACTACTCTTCAGCAGTTTTATAAACAAATAGATTCGCTTCATCTAAATTAAACGTCAGATCATGTCTGACACCATACCCCCCTTCAGACTCCACAAGCCTACGTCCCTGGCTCTCCAACGCGTAAAACGGATCAATCCACACAAGATTCTATCAAGCGAATATGAATCACCCACTCTATCGTAGCCTAGTTGACGAAATGTAAATACGATCACGAGGTCACTATATAAGAGAGGACAGTAAGAAAAAAACATATACCAAGTTGTCATTGGGGTGAAGTTATAGGGAGAAAGGAGCGCAAGAACGAGAACTTCACACAGTGTTCGACATGGAGAGGTCCGTTAAACTTGCTTTAGTAATTGTAGCTATTTCCATGCTGGTTTCTAGCAACCCAACCGAAGCATGGTACAAGCAAGTTTCCGGCCCAAGCTACTACTCGGTGGGCAGAGCATCGGGTTTGCTGTCCGGGATCCGGAGATCACCATATGTTAGGAGGTCCGAGACCGATTCGGTGGCGGACAGCGGAGAGTCTACGGTGAACAGCATCCTCTCGGAACCGAGCAGTCGACTGAATTCGGTCCTTAAATCTATGGTAAGAGGCTATATTTTACATTACTTATGTCCAATTGAGCAATGCGCACCAATGGGTAAAAGTGCTTAAAGGTGCGTAAAAGTTAAACATTGCTCAGGGCACAAGAATAAAAGTAGTTCAATTATGTTTTTTTTGGTAGACTACTTTTATATTTCCAACTGTTTTGACACCCTGAAACTGGATCATCATGAAGGAGCTGTCCATTCAGCACCAGCGCACCACCAAGTAGCCTACAGCCTCTTTATACAGTCAAGTTTGGACTAGATTAGAAAAGGACATATTACAATCAGTTTAAAgtcaaattgttattttcaaaatcCACATTTTGGGGAAATTAATCTCAAACAGCCACAGGTCTTGAACATCAACGAACTTTCTCGTTAATGTTGCATTATGTTGATTAAAATGTCTTGTTTTTTTCCCAGGCTATTTGTATCAAAGATATCACACCGAATCTGCAGAGCTGCGAACTTGTTCAGGATGGCTCAAggttatttcaatgtaaagcagaCGTGTTCGTATCGCTCGACTCATTGGACTGTGTGGAAGCATGATCAGCACCGCGAACGTGGATGGACTGATAATGTTCGATGGAAGCGAATGTTTCTCATTTTCACAAATATGGCACAAATGTTGTGAGAATGTCTGTTTTAGCGTACTGTCATGCGCAGTCTGACTACTACTTCCCCTAACGGGTAATACCCGTCTGTTAAATCATATTATGTCATGCATAGCAATGTACATATGTATTCATTTCTTTGTTGAATGAATAAATACATCTTATATTGCACTCAAATGATTTTGCCCTATAGGTCTAAATTAATCCTGCTTCACACATTTGTACAATTCTCACCCAGACACCTATTTGTATGTAAATGTTTTAAGACATTTTTAATGCAAACCACTCAAGCTTGGCATACATCTGCCACTATCTTAAAATAATTACCAAAGACAAGTAAGGCCTGTACATTATTTTATTGAATTAAAACAAAATGTCAACACCAACATGATTATTGAAAAAAAATCCAAATGAGGAATGTCCATCTATATTAGTAAATATTACCTATATTAAATTATATAAAAACAAATATCCATCAATAAAATCTAGAAAGTGTCTTTAAAGGCACTGATGCAGTCAAATGCACCCAGGTCAGGTCTTATAGCAACGAGACCGCCTCCAAGTTCTCCTTGACGATGGTGTCCATGACGACGTGGAAGACCACCCGTACGTTGTGTGTGTCCGTGGCGGTGGTGTAGTGGTGGAAGACAAGCTTGTTGGGGGTCCTGTTGCAGGCCACAAACATGCCAGTGATGTGACGCGAGGCAGCATCCACGTCCCTGTCGGCTCCTGTATAAGGGGACGTAGCAGAGAAGTCCCCTCAGTTGAGTGACATATACCCAATTGAGTTAAGTATACGAGTTGAATTTCAAGTTCAATCTCCCACAACTGCCTGATGGGCTGGCCCATGTTTAAGTGAATTTAGTTTTTTTGTGCTGTGATCATTTGGCTAATGAAGGGGGCCtcaaaaaaattaaaagctggtGTTACAAATTCTCTGGCAAATATATTTTCTCAGTCCACCCCTGTCCATCTCCATAGGCTTGTAGcttattccatatcatcatcaacTCCATCACACGATTACAAAGACTGACTCTGGTACAAGAGTGCTGTAAGGAAACATGTTTAGTAGCAATCATGCGTCCTAAAAATGAAAAACGGTGAATGTCTGCTGAGCCTTGCTCCTAGATGTATTTTTATAAAGGACTCACAGTATTAGTTAGGTGTGTACATGTTTCAGAATCATGGACAAATTTAAAGGTTTGAAAAAATCCAGTGTCTGGAGATAAATGTCTCATTTAGGCATGATGAACTGAAACTCAGTGAACAAGTGAAATTATGTTCCGTGACAAGTTCACACAAAACAACTTGGTTTTTATAGAgtggaaaaacagagagagaacaacccCTGCAGCTCAACTGAAACACCTCCATTTTAATTACCACACGTCCAGTTCTGAGGGATGAGAGTGAAATATATAAGACTGTTACAGAGCCCTTAGGACCAGAGAGGCTGTGTATAAGTGAGGTGTTATCGGTCTGCCATGATAACCCCCCAGGCAAGACATTCTGGCTCCTGagtgg contains:
- the LOC110487032 gene encoding sialic acid-binding Ig-like lectin 13 isoform X1; its protein translation is MSVGLTQPICMEIALALLILPGVLCTDWLVAYQPKEICAVRGSSVVISCTFHYPEKLDNKNLTVEKVMWSQGRKQFFDGPFITESNNRTHNSTKFEYVGNKVHNCSLQIHQVEQRDSGEYAFRFETNNGNWTGKNATNVNVSELFISMTTPKVGKPIKEGDCVNLTCMYNCSSAVMWFKNRKPLQEESSTLYLRDISFQDSGNYSCSPKHYNRPLSGVIRVNVEYGPRNTSVSVWPSSEVLEGSDVILTCSSNANPTLNYTWFKIDGDSCLEMVYQAELQFNVTLTGNSGKYFCVVINKHGRQNSTILSLKVKDHAKGMVAVTLTILIAVLAVVPMIIIVPMVAWHLVAHRKKTTAPKPHTEENTQTTEAHVTSLTSDCSLTEEWREEEPSQQEDVSYTTVHTNTKQRANIEQQNEETTALYSSIWEQQAKEDLYSVVSRPTPRGKQAQDDPVIYSTVFRQ
- the LOC110487032 gene encoding B-cell receptor CD22 isoform X3 — encoded protein: MWSQGRKQFFDGPFITESNNRTHNSTKFEYVGNKVHNCSLQIHQVEQRDSGEYAFRFETNNGNWTGKNATNVNVSELFISMTTPKVGKPIKEGDCVNLTCMYNCSSAVMWFKNRKPLQEESSTLYLRDISFQDSGNYSCSPKHYNRPLSGVIRVNVEYGPRNTSVSVWPSSEVLEGSDVILTCSSNANPTLNYTWFKIDGDSCLEMVYQAELQFNVTLTGNSGKYFCVVINKHGRQNSTILSLKVKDHAKGMVAVTLTILIAVLAVVPMIIIVPMVAWHLVAHRKKTTAPKPHTEENTQTTEAHVTSLTSDCSLTEEWREEEPSQQEDVSYTTVHTNTKQRANIEQQNEETTALYSSIWEQQAKEDLYSVVSRPTPRGKQAQDDPVIYSTVFRQ
- the LOC110487032 gene encoding B-cell receptor CD22 isoform X2, whose amino-acid sequence is MSVGLTQPICMEIALALLILPGVLCTDWLVAYQPKEICAVRGSSVVISCTFHYPEKLDNKNLTVEKVMWSQGRKQFFDGPFITESNNRTHNSTKFEYVGNKVHNCSLQIHQVEQRDSGEYAFRFETNNGNWTGKNATNVNVSVMWFKNRKPLQEESSTLYLRDISFQDSGNYSCSPKHYNRPLSGVIRVNVEYGPRNTSVSVWPSSEVLEGSDVILTCSSNANPTLNYTWFKIDGDSCLEMVYQAELQFNVTLTGNSGKYFCVVINKHGRQNSTILSLKVKDHAKGMVAVTLTILIAVLAVVPMIIIVPMVAWHLVAHRKKTTAPKPHTEENTQTTEAHVTSLTSDCSLTEEWREEEPSQQEDVSYTTVHTNTKQRANIEQQNEETTALYSSIWEQQAKEDLYSVVSRPTPRGKQAQDDPVIYSTVFRQ